The following are from one region of the Juglans regia cultivar Chandler chromosome 10, Walnut 2.0, whole genome shotgun sequence genome:
- the LOC109003893 gene encoding uncharacterized protein LOC109003893, with product MILLSWNSRRLGNPLGIRVLRDLIQREGPDIVFLQETRLQGKVMEKLKFSIGFTNCMAVNGEGSSRGLALYWNNTSQLEILNYSKHHIHALVTNIEGDDQEGVSWYLTGIYGHPEASRRLETWNMIRSLEVTSNRGWLMIGDFNEILSNYEKNGSRIRPENQMRDFRQLLDDCEMIDLGFNGNQFTWWNGRGHQYSICEKLDRFLANLEWKSQNLLVEVNHGFAPYSDHIPITLKTQVDRRQMIRKKIFKFETIWAEEPKCKKVIELAWEGATGQSDLPSILDKIKRCGEKLDVWNRVCFGNVRRNIEQARLKLKKLQQSDPYYQRSNSLRAARTDLQKWLERDEHLWKQRAKVLWLQAGDKNTRFFHSKSSQRR from the coding sequence ATGATTCTCCTAAGTTGGAATTCCCGGAGGCTTGGGAACCCGCTGGGAATTAGAGTACTTCGTGATTTAATCCAAAGAGAAGGACCCGATATTGTATTTTTGCAAGAAACTCGACTACAAGGCAAAGTCAtggagaaattaaaatttagtatTGGTTTTACCAACTGTATGGCAGTGAACGGTGAAGGGAGCAGTAGGGGTTTGGCTTTGTACTGGAACAATACCTCCCAGCTtgaaattcttaattattcGAAGCACCACATTCATGCTTTGGTCACCAACATCGAAGGGGATGATCAGGAAGGAGTTTCATGGTACTTGACTGGAATCTATGGGCACCCGGAGGCTTCAAGAAGGCTGGAAACCTGGAACATGATTAGATCTCTAGAAGTTACTAGTAATCGAGGTTGGTTAATgataggtgattttaatgagatcctAAGTAACTATGAGAAAAATGGTAGTAGGATCAGACCAGAAAACCAAATGAGGGACTTTCGCCAGCTTCTGGATGACTGTGAGATGATAGACTTGGGCTTCAATGGTAACCAATTTACTTGGTGGAATGGAAGGGGACATCAGTATAGCATTTGTGAGAAATTAGATCGCTTCCTAGCTAATTTGGAGTGGAAGTCTCAGAACCTGTTGGTTGAAGTTAACCACGGCTTTGCCCCTTACTCTGATCACATTCCTATCACTCTCAAGACTCAGGTGGATAGAAGAcaaatgattagaaaaaaaattttcaagttcGAGACCATTTGGGCAGAAGAACCAAAGTGTAAAAAGGTCATTGAGCTAGCTTGGGAAGGAGCTACGGGCCAAAGTGACTTGCCATCTATATTGGATAAAATAAAGCGGTGTGGAGAAAAACTTGATGTGTGGAACAGAGTATGTTTTGGCAATGTGAGAAGAAATATCGAGCAAGCTCGATTGAAATTAAAGAAGCTGCAACAATCAGACCCGTACTACCAAAGAAGTAATTCTCTTCGAGCTGCTAGAACCGATCTTCAGAAGTGGTTGGAAAGggatgaacatttgtggaaacAAAGAGCTAAAGTTCTGTGGCTGCAAGCAGGTGATAAAAATACCCGGTTCTTCCATAGCAAATCATCTcaaagaagatag
- the LOC118349669 gene encoding uncharacterized protein LOC118349669 — protein MTRALNAKNKLGFIDGTLTPPEPTKPEYTQWNQTNDMVLTWILNSISPSIANSLEYHIDPRAVWLDLSSRFCHGNNARIYHLKRALSSLHQTTNSVHDYFNQIKQLWDELSHLQTATDLKDMQRQADDERVFQFLLGLNDFFAPLRTQILAMDPLPSISKVFSILFQEEQQRLLNMQTPASKTMAMAIRTTARPRPPLKCTACGKDGHTRDLC, from the coding sequence atgactAGAGCCCTTAATGCCAAGAATAAACTTGGCTTTATCGATGGCACTCTTACACCTCCTGAACCTACCAAACCAGAATATACTCAGTGGAACCAAACAAATGATATGGTCCTTACCTGGATCCTCAACTCCATCAGCCCCTCCATCGCCAACTCTCTTGAATATCATATCGATCCCCGCGCTGTTTGGCTCGACCTCTCCTCCCGTTTCTGCCATGGAAACAATGCTCGTATCTATCACTTAAAACGGGCCCTCTCCTCCCTGCACCAAACCACAAATTCTGTCCATGATTATTTCAACCAAATCAAACAGTTGTGGGATGAACTTAGTCATCTCCAAACCGCAACTGACCTCAAAGATATGCAACGACAAGCTGATGATGAACGTGTTTTTCAATTTCTCCTTGGGCTCAACGATTTCTTTGCTCCTCTTCGCACCCAAATTTTGGCCATGGATCCACTCCCTTCCATAAGCAAAGTTTTCTCCATCTTGTTTCAAGAAGAACAACAGAGGCTTCTCAATATGCAAACTCCTGCATCCAAAACCATGGCCATGGCCATTCGCACCACTGCTCGACCGCGGCCTCCTCTGAAGTGCACCGCATGCGGCAAAGACGGGCACACACGTGATCTTTGCTAG